A single region of the Archangium lipolyticum genome encodes:
- a CDS encoding glycoside hydrolase family 3 N-terminal domain-containing protein yields MRAVLRSSLIFSLTLVLSTVAGAATPGGKHQGIHDRAPDEARVERVLQSLSPREKVGQLLLAYPQVGKENPVEVGGVLFVGGTLRKLEAAKERIRSSRERARIPPFFAVDIEGGGFNRLNRHPALKELPSARDMATMEDATVEAWGLRVGKAMREVGLNMNLAPVFDVSPKGHMFRNGRAFSGDPEVVKQKATAFARGLAKAGVVSIGKHFPGYGDLDSDSDHVRAIADWEVERVRQEASAFLAADRFLGGVMMSNIVYEKLGQAPAILEPSLVAMAHEGGWISVTDDVAIRALAEHLGTERDEVVRRAFLAGNDLILTTEPPDWSGGLDYFGILTKLAASDPKMAEQLDAAVRRVLRLKDRMGLLEGM; encoded by the coding sequence ATGCGCGCAGTGCTCCGTTCATCGCTCATCTTCTCCCTGACGCTCGTGCTGTCCACCGTCGCCGGAGCGGCCACTCCGGGGGGAAAGCACCAGGGCATCCACGACCGTGCGCCCGACGAGGCCCGCGTGGAGCGCGTCCTCCAGTCACTGTCTCCTCGTGAGAAGGTGGGGCAGTTGCTCCTCGCCTATCCGCAGGTCGGCAAGGAGAACCCCGTGGAGGTGGGCGGGGTGCTGTTCGTGGGTGGGACGCTGCGCAAGCTGGAGGCGGCGAAGGAGCGCATCCGCTCGTCGCGCGAGCGCGCCCGCATTCCTCCCTTCTTCGCGGTGGACATCGAGGGAGGTGGCTTCAACCGCCTCAACCGGCACCCGGCCCTCAAGGAGCTTCCGTCCGCGAGGGACATGGCCACGATGGAGGACGCCACGGTCGAGGCGTGGGGCCTGCGCGTCGGCAAGGCGATGCGGGAGGTGGGGCTCAACATGAACCTGGCGCCTGTGTTCGACGTGTCCCCCAAGGGCCACATGTTCCGCAACGGGCGCGCGTTCTCCGGAGACCCCGAGGTGGTGAAGCAGAAGGCCACCGCCTTCGCCCGGGGCCTCGCGAAGGCCGGAGTGGTCTCCATCGGAAAGCACTTCCCGGGCTATGGCGATCTCGACTCCGACTCGGACCACGTGCGGGCCATCGCCGACTGGGAGGTGGAGCGCGTGCGCCAGGAGGCGTCGGCGTTCCTCGCCGCGGACCGGTTCCTCGGCGGCGTGATGATGTCGAACATCGTCTACGAGAAGCTCGGCCAGGCGCCCGCCATCCTCGAGCCCTCGCTCGTCGCCATGGCCCACGAGGGCGGGTGGATCTCCGTCACCGACGACGTGGCCATCCGCGCGCTCGCCGAGCACCTCGGCACCGAGCGCGACGAGGTGGTGCGGCGCGCCTTCCTCGCGGGCAATGATCTCATCCTCACCACCGAGCCACCGGACTGGTCGGGCGGCCTGGACTACTTCGGCATCCTGACGAAGCTGGCCGCGTCGGACCCGAAGATGGCCGAGCAGCTGGACGCCGCCGTGCGCCGGGTGCTGCGCCTCAAGGACCGGATGGGCCTGCTGGAAGGGATGTAG
- a CDS encoding DUF3396 domain-containing protein — MKESLPTLRVRTEYGDLLARDGIVICFFMHRSHGEVIHAVWQALQTYRRAIPLQALSWYVDLNGDPQPLDDKGWEHVREKMLDREWPIPCSVTLEEHCDAAGGYNFEYEGRWLDEPRYMYDEDPTCAVTFTLPTEFLVEHGPGRVRALALELARALPFNFGYASLALVSPGGHWYAARRTVLELRDRYPGMDVYKLGETSQHIGTRARGAYWLTFLGLPLLGRLGGLEVLRRRLPFPDVSMLTLPPLEGERVLISLGEWPEAIDTEKQERPSPQLLALAQLLEPFLHEERSNWFSFLEHDPEDMRRWIHRFCP, encoded by the coding sequence ATGAAGGAGAGCCTCCCCACCCTTCGAGTGCGGACAGAGTACGGCGACCTGCTGGCTCGCGACGGCATCGTCATCTGCTTCTTCATGCACCGCTCTCATGGAGAGGTGATTCACGCCGTGTGGCAGGCCCTACAAACGTACCGCCGAGCCATCCCGCTCCAGGCATTGAGCTGGTACGTGGACCTCAACGGGGACCCTCAGCCTCTCGATGACAAAGGTTGGGAGCACGTCCGCGAGAAGATGCTCGACCGGGAGTGGCCCATCCCCTGCTCGGTCACTCTGGAGGAGCACTGCGACGCGGCGGGCGGATACAACTTCGAGTACGAGGGACGGTGGCTCGACGAGCCCCGGTACATGTACGACGAGGATCCCACCTGCGCCGTGACATTCACCCTGCCCACTGAGTTCCTGGTGGAACACGGCCCTGGCCGCGTTCGCGCCCTGGCTCTCGAGCTCGCTCGCGCGCTGCCCTTCAACTTCGGCTATGCCAGCCTCGCCCTCGTCTCCCCTGGTGGACATTGGTACGCGGCTCGCCGCACGGTCCTCGAACTGCGAGACCGCTATCCAGGCATGGATGTCTACAAACTCGGGGAGACCAGTCAGCACATTGGCACCCGAGCCCGGGGCGCCTACTGGCTCACCTTCCTCGGTCTACCCCTGCTCGGCCGGCTCGGCGGACTCGAAGTCCTGCGACGGCGGCTCCCCTTTCCGGACGTCTCCATGCTGACCTTGCCGCCCCTCGAAGGCGAGCGCGTGCTGATCTCCCTTGGCGAGTGGCCCGAGGCCATCGACACCGAGAAGCAGGAGCGCCCCTCCCCCCAACTCCTCGCCCTCGCCCAACTGCTCGAGCCATTCCTCCACGAGGAGCGATCGAACTGGTTCTCCTTCCTCGAACACGACCCGGAGGACATGCGCCGTTGGATCCATCGTTTCTGTCCCTGA
- a CDS encoding sigma-54-dependent Fis family transcriptional regulator: MRARDLRIETLLEVDSRQGVRFAGERALILDAVALGMLRKQLVEMLGLAGARAVLTRFGFAHGWRMAEAMRTGFDWASESEWRAAGGLIHTLQGLIRIRLEDNDPLAPRGVTVEDSYEAEQHLLHLGRAEAPSCWTQCGFGSGYMSRVAGRPIYVLEDRCVARGDAACHFAGRTLEEWGSQLEEHLPYFQGEVLDASLHQVASALKRTERKLRERARALEQVVGEAEGPGGLVARGAEMRRVVELARRAARSEATVLVTGESGTGKERVARLVHEESARSAGPLVAISCAALTESLLEAELFGHARGAFTGATHERPGLLEAAAGGTLFLDEIGEMPLGMQAKLLRALQEREVRRVGENHHRAIDVRVVAATNRPLAEEVAAGRFRKDLYYRLRVVELTVPPLRERREDILSLAQVFLVDAARRMGRPAPSLGTDVADQLQRHGWPGNVRELRNAMERAVALARGTRIELEDLPEDVRVALPAPALVGEVRTLEELEREYILAVLARNGGNRTRTAQDLGIGATTLYRKLKSYDRVTRRRKR, encoded by the coding sequence ATGCGAGCCAGGGACCTGCGCATCGAGACGCTGTTGGAGGTGGATTCGCGGCAGGGCGTCCGTTTCGCGGGCGAGCGGGCGCTCATCCTGGATGCGGTGGCGCTCGGGATGCTGCGCAAGCAGCTGGTGGAGATGCTGGGGCTGGCGGGGGCGCGGGCGGTGCTGACGCGCTTCGGCTTCGCTCACGGCTGGCGCATGGCGGAGGCGATGCGCACGGGCTTCGACTGGGCGAGCGAGAGTGAGTGGCGCGCCGCCGGGGGTCTCATCCACACTCTGCAGGGGCTGATCCGCATCCGGCTGGAGGACAATGATCCACTGGCGCCCCGGGGCGTCACCGTCGAGGACTCGTACGAGGCGGAGCAGCACCTGCTGCACCTGGGCCGAGCGGAGGCGCCCTCGTGCTGGACGCAGTGCGGTTTCGGCAGCGGCTACATGAGCCGTGTGGCGGGCCGGCCGATCTATGTCCTGGAGGACCGGTGCGTGGCGAGAGGCGATGCGGCCTGTCACTTCGCTGGCCGGACGTTGGAGGAGTGGGGGAGCCAGTTGGAGGAGCACCTGCCGTACTTCCAGGGTGAGGTGCTGGACGCCTCGCTGCACCAGGTGGCGAGTGCCCTCAAGCGCACGGAGCGCAAGCTGCGCGAGCGGGCGCGGGCGCTGGAGCAGGTGGTGGGTGAGGCGGAGGGGCCCGGGGGGCTGGTGGCGCGCGGGGCGGAGATGCGGCGGGTGGTGGAGCTGGCGAGGAGGGCGGCGAGGAGCGAGGCCACGGTGCTCGTCACCGGGGAGAGTGGCACGGGCAAGGAGCGCGTGGCGAGGCTGGTGCACGAGGAGTCGGCGCGCTCGGCGGGGCCACTGGTGGCCATCAGCTGCGCGGCGCTCACCGAGTCACTGTTGGAGGCGGAGCTGTTCGGCCATGCGCGCGGGGCCTTCACGGGGGCGACGCACGAGCGCCCGGGGTTGTTGGAGGCGGCGGCGGGCGGGACGCTCTTCCTGGACGAGATAGGAGAGATGCCGCTGGGCATGCAGGCGAAGCTGCTGCGCGCGTTGCAGGAGCGCGAGGTACGGCGGGTGGGGGAGAACCACCACCGTGCCATCGACGTGCGCGTGGTGGCGGCGACGAACCGGCCGCTGGCCGAGGAGGTGGCGGCGGGGCGCTTCCGCAAGGACCTCTACTACCGGCTGCGCGTGGTGGAGCTGACGGTGCCGCCGCTGCGCGAGCGGCGCGAGGACATCCTTTCGCTGGCGCAGGTATTCCTGGTGGACGCGGCGAGGCGGATGGGGCGTCCGGCGCCGAGCCTGGGGACGGACGTGGCGGATCAGCTACAGCGCCACGGCTGGCCGGGCAACGTGCGCGAGCTGCGCAACGCGATGGAGCGCGCGGTGGCGCTCGCGAGGGGGACACGCATCGAATTGGAGGATCTGCCCGAGGACGTACGGGTCGCGCTGCCCGCGCCCGCGCTGGTGGGGGAGGTGCGCACGCTGGAGGAACTGGAGCGCGAGTACATCCTCGCGGTGCTCGCGAGGAACGGAGGCAACCGGACGCGCACGGCGCAGGACCTGGGAATTGGCGCGACCACGCTCTACCGCAAGCTCAAGAGCTACGACCGCGTGACGCGCCGCCGGAAGCGGTGA
- a CDS encoding LysR family transcriptional regulator translates to MGNKTSKTKPGVSIPATAPDDLRDLRAFCLVVDHGSLTAAAKQLGETKGSVSRRLSRLESALGVSLVRRSPRLVRPTEDGVLYRQRVGRALELLEEATDALKEAQGHPRGRLRVTAPPDFANTVLAPVLARFCEAHRDISLELLLTDRELDFDAHQLDVALRVASSLRDSSLVALRLLDVEVGFVASPAYLEREGHPRRLAELSTHRVLVMRRDGGPSSVRLVPGVVAQDGAFLRTLALAGAGIAILPMALVEPELAEGRLIRLLPEQDSPPRFSLFLLHPAAPLVPARVRAFRDFMAREFLAHRRAS, encoded by the coding sequence ATGGGCAACAAGACATCGAAAACGAAACCCGGGGTTTCCATTCCGGCAACGGCTCCGGACGACCTGCGGGACCTTCGTGCCTTCTGTCTGGTCGTGGACCATGGCTCGCTCACCGCCGCGGCGAAGCAGTTGGGTGAGACCAAGGGCTCGGTGAGCCGGAGACTCTCGCGTCTGGAGTCGGCCCTGGGTGTCTCCCTCGTCCGTCGCAGTCCCCGGCTCGTGCGGCCCACGGAGGACGGCGTTTTGTACCGGCAGCGCGTCGGGCGGGCGCTCGAGCTGCTCGAGGAGGCAACGGATGCGCTCAAGGAAGCACAGGGGCACCCTCGCGGGCGGCTTCGCGTCACCGCTCCGCCGGACTTCGCCAATACGGTGCTCGCTCCGGTGCTCGCGCGGTTCTGTGAGGCCCACCGGGACATCTCGCTGGAGCTGCTCCTGACCGACCGGGAGCTCGACTTCGACGCGCACCAGCTGGACGTCGCGCTTCGCGTGGCCTCGTCCCTCCGGGACTCCTCCCTGGTGGCGCTCCGGCTCCTCGACGTGGAGGTGGGCTTCGTCGCCTCACCGGCCTACCTCGAACGGGAAGGTCACCCACGCCGCCTGGCGGAGCTCTCGACGCATCGCGTCCTGGTGATGCGCCGGGATGGCGGTCCGAGCAGTGTCCGCCTGGTGCCGGGGGTCGTGGCCCAGGATGGTGCGTTCCTCCGCACCCTGGCGTTGGCGGGAGCCGGAATCGCCATCCTGCCCATGGCCCTGGTCGAACCGGAGCTCGCGGAGGGGCGATTGATACGGCTGCTGCCCGAACAGGACAGCCCGCCCCGGTTCTCCTTGTTCCTGCTGCATCCAGCCGCCCCGTTGGTTCCCGCCAGGGTCCGTGCGTTCCGAGACTTCATGGCCCGCGAATTCCTGGCGCACCGCCGTGCGTCATAG
- a CDS encoding dioxygenase family protein — protein sequence MSTTTKNMTRREILGGLGLTLAAVPLSQLLACGGEGPATSGWATGGTAAMTGASSYPNPFTASPGTVCKLTCEQILGPCYGNTEVRKDISEGHAGLPVRLAFRVLNEACEPIPGATVDIWHAGPAGVYSGEDQHPFCNPDNQEARAARWFRGVQTTDADGRVDFDTCFPGWYAGRAIHIHFTIKIAGTESVTSQLYFEDSLNDDIIGTQPLYNTRGQRDTRNTADTVVAQEKMGDFILQTQKMPDGALLAWKTLIVRSSASTPSCEAHSQQMKDLMNSGIDPNDASTFPPDILTPKP from the coding sequence ATGAGCACGACGACGAAGAACATGACGCGCCGGGAGATTCTCGGCGGACTCGGGTTGACGTTGGCGGCGGTCCCCCTCAGCCAGCTCCTGGCCTGCGGTGGCGAGGGCCCGGCGACGAGCGGCTGGGCGACCGGCGGCACCGCCGCGATGACCGGCGCCAGCAGCTACCCCAACCCGTTCACCGCCTCTCCGGGCACGGTGTGCAAGCTGACGTGCGAGCAGATCCTCGGCCCCTGCTACGGGAACACGGAGGTCCGCAAGGACATCAGCGAGGGCCATGCGGGACTGCCCGTGCGCCTCGCGTTCCGCGTGTTGAACGAGGCCTGCGAGCCCATCCCGGGTGCGACCGTCGACATCTGGCATGCCGGGCCGGCAGGGGTCTACTCGGGAGAGGACCAGCACCCGTTCTGCAATCCCGACAACCAGGAGGCCCGCGCCGCGCGGTGGTTCCGCGGTGTGCAGACGACGGATGCCGACGGCCGGGTGGATTTCGATACCTGCTTCCCTGGCTGGTACGCGGGCCGGGCCATCCACATCCACTTCACCATCAAGATCGCCGGCACCGAGTCCGTGACGTCCCAGCTCTACTTCGAGGACTCGCTCAACGACGACATCATCGGCACCCAGCCGCTCTACAACACGCGGGGCCAGCGTGACACGCGCAACACGGCCGATACGGTCGTGGCGCAAGAGAAGATGGGCGATTTCATCCTCCAGACCCAGAAGATGCCGGATGGCGCGCTGCTCGCCTGGAAGACCCTCATCGTCCGCTCCTCGGCCAGCACCCCCTCGTGCGAGGCGCACAGCCAGCAGATGAAGGATCTGATGAACTCCGGCATCGACCCCAACGACGCGAGCACCTTCCCGCCGGATATCCTCACGCCGAAACCCTGA